From the genome of Prunus persica cultivar Lovell chromosome G8, Prunus_persica_NCBIv2, whole genome shotgun sequence:
TATTTAGTAAAATAGCTGCCCAAATATGTTTATTTGACGGATCAAAACTAGAGCTGGAGAGACATGTCAAAAGCTAGTCTTGGACTTGCCAATCAAACGGCATCAATGTCGTGTTCGATTTCTACTCtttcaatatcgcttgtaattcagaaaaaaaaatattaaaaatgctCCTCAAACTAATTACGCTTTAATCTCCCACTTTTCGAAACTCAAAAGCAAAGAACATGACTGATATTCTTCCTAAAAGGATCGAACACAAACAATTAGGTTTATGTAGTTACTCATCGTCATAAGAATCTGTTGTTGAAATAGAGATGCAACCATACAATATCTGACGGTGTGGGAAGGTTGAAAATTGTACATACATAAATATGCATATGCAAGCTGGCAACTTAATATAAGCTTCCCCTATCGatgatgcatatatatatataggttaAGGACCAAGTTAATTGAACACGAATAAATTGCTAGTATATGCTCTGTGTTGAAAATGCTAgccacaatatatatatatatatatatatattgaattgctAGATTCTAATATGCTTTGACTTTCTTAATTAACCCCCCCTCAtttttaatctaaattattgAATATGGTTCCAACTTccccaaaagaaataaagtagTATAACATTGCATACTGATGTGTTATGGGAAGcttcaaaatttataaagGGAATTGACTTTGCAAATGTTTTAGTTTACTTTTGTTCGATGACGTGGCAACCCGTAACTGGACGACGGGACTTTTGTGTCAAGGATTTCTGATTTGCCACTTGTCATGGAAAGTTCCTTAAGGCACTCCCTCCCCACAACAATTTCTATTTCAAAATCTTCTGTCAATGTTTTTTTACCAAAAGAATTGCAACTTGTTCTTTGTTAATGTTAACATATATTTTTCTCCGTCTCCACAACTTGTTGATGCATGTGGAATATGACAGAAGACTTCCTATAAAAGGCAAGTTGCAACCAGTTTTTTTTCCAGCATGTTTGCTTTGGAGTGAGTACATTGAAACAACCATTCTTCTGTTTCAAAGATTGACATGGAGACACTACTAGATCAGAAGCTTGTTTCAAGCTGGTTTGATGTTCAATCTGTGCCCCAAACTTATGTCCACCCACCCGAAAAACGACCTGGGAAGCTCAACGTTCCTCTATGCAACAACATCCCAGTAGTTGATCTTGGAAGCCATGATCGCCGTGACACCATTCATCGAATTTCCAAAGCTAGTGAAGAGTTCGGATTTTTCCAGGTTCAGGATCAATCACCTTCTACAGCTTTGCACTTGTTTTATCTTGTTATTTACATAAATTTTAAGTTTAGAGTTCCATTGTGATCATAAAATAGTACTACTTTCTCTCAGGTCATCAATCATGGTGTTCCCATTAAGTTAGTTGATGATACAATGAGTGTTTTCAAGGAGTTTCATGCACTGCCCCAAAAAGACAAGGCAATTGAAGGCTCCAAGGACCCAAGTAGAAGCTGCAAGCTCTACACAAGCAGTGAAAACTATGCAAATGAAGAGGTTCACTACTGGAGAGATGTCTTGACCCACCCTGGTCATCCCTTTGAACACTACATGCAGTTTTGGCCTGAAAAACCAACTCGATACCGGTATGTGGCCTGGTATGCAATCATGCAAAAAATATATGATCTTTCAAGCTTATAATTGCTTAATCTTGTTATATCTAAGCAGAGAGGTTGTTAAGGCTTATCTGGAGGAGGTAAGAAACTTGAGCTATGTGATTCTGGAGCTGCTTGCTGAAGGCTTGGGAATTGGCACTGAGTTCTTCTGTGGTGGACTTACTGAAAGTCCAGTGCTGTTGTCCAATCATTATCCACCATGCCCAGACCCTAGTTTAGCATTGGGATTAACCAAACATTGTGACCCTACCCTTATAACCATTTTACTTCAAGATGCAGATGGCCTTCAAGTTTTCAAGGATGGGAACTGGATTGGTGTTGAGCCTGTTCCTAGTGCTTTTGTGGTTAACATAGGCTATGTCTTGCAGGTACGTTTTTAAAATGTGATATGAAAATATGGTCTCTCTAGCATTATTAGAGTTAATTTACTAATTAACTTGATGATGTGGACTAATGCAGATGATCAGCAACTCGAAGTTTAAAGGCGCCGAGCATAGAGTGGTAACAAATTCAAGAGTTGCACGGACAACAATCGCGTATTTCATTCATCCATCGAATGAGAGCCTTATAGCACCTGCAAAAGCTTTATGCAATCCACCATTGTACAGGTCCATGAAGTTTAAAGAGTTCCTCAGAAACTTTAAATCCAAGGCTGCCAATGCTGAAGCTGTGTTGAAGGTTATAAGCCTCTCAAGTAGCTAGTGTGGTGATCTGCCAAGACAAATCGCCATACAAATTCTATTTCTGTACTTAAAGGTTTTATGACTAGGTTGTaatacccccaaaaaaaaaaaactacttgCATAGTTGGTATGATATTTTGCTTTAAATTATGTTCTGTAAATGAAGGATGCGATTGCATTTGTACTGGTGCACGAGTTCTTATACAAAACCaatattaattattgaaaACTGCATAAAAAAATGTAAGCTGGTTTAGACACATAAGCTAAAACAAGCGAACccttataaaataaaactggTGCAGATGAGGACATGGGCATAATCAAccaaccaaaagaagaaagattaGATTAAAAATCTGAATTATATATGCCTGCAAGAACCAATCATCTCCTACTTAATTCCAATTAATACTCATAATCAGCATCTGCTGCTTTGTCTACTTGAATTATATAAGCCCACAAGACCAACAATCTCTGCATAACTCCAATACTTATCAGCATCCTCTGCTTTGTCTGGTTGATTGatttggatatatatatatatatatatatatatgaaaaataattatgtgGAGGTTGAGACATTCAAATCATGAGCTTTATTGGTATTGCTTGGCATATAATATATCAAGGTTTTTGACTTGGGAGGTGCAGTGTTGCACAAGTTGTGTGTAGGTTAGGGAAAGAAGAAAGCTATAGTTGACTTAAGAGTTATCACATGCAAATATGATCTATAATATAATAGATTCACCAGGACATGTGCATGTCTCAGAATTCAAAATGCCCAAATTGCCTTGAAAAGAATTTGATGAAATGGGCTTGTACCAGATGATGTTTCAGGGAGGGGACAAATTCCAAGATGATTTTTATTTGCCATGAAGAGACAGGGTCCAACAAAATAGTAGCAGGCCAACTCCGCAAATAACCTTTATAAGTCTTGCCCAATAACACATTCTTTCTGATCAATGGAGGGAGGATTTAAACTTGGAACCTCTTTCAACATcgggagaagaagaagcaccaTTAAGAACTAGTTAAGTTTAATAACACCTTAATCACTCTTATCTCTTGCAGTCTCTAATCTCTAGTCTTTAAGTCATGTCATAAAAAGATAGGTATGGGACCTACATTGTTTCCCACAAGTGTGTGAACACAAAACCAGTCCAAGACAAGAGACCAATCTTCCAAAACCTGTATGATCTTTCAATTTAAGATCTCACTGAACCCATTGATCATAATCTATATATCAGCATCTTTAGCACCATTACTCCCATGTTTCAGCCGCATACAGACCATTTGAATATGGCTCCAAAGCAGAAACACTTGTACAAATTTGATCAAGCTCTCCCACCCATCAAAAACCAGGTAAACTCAAACTATCAGCCACCCCTGCCTAGCCCAGACTCTTCTTTTCCTATATTAGCTATTGTTGTACTAAGCATCATGGCTACAGCTTTCTTGCTAGTGAGCTACTATGTTATTGTTGTCAAATTTTGCTCAAACTGGTACCAAATTGATCTGCTGTCAAGGTTTCCCATCTTTCGAGCTCGAGAAACGGAGGATCTTCTTACAGCCTTCTCTCCATCAATTTGGAACCGGGGGCTTGACGAATCAGTCATTCGCGGAATCCCAACTGTTCAATTCAAAGGAGGAGAAGTTGAAGATAGAAGTGTTTGTGGATGTGCAGTTTGTTTGAAAGAGTTTCAGGAGCAAGATACACTAAAAGTTCTTCCCAACTGCAGCCATGAGTTTCACTTAGACTGCATTGATATATGGCTTCAAAGCAATGCAAACTGCCCTCTTTGCAGAACAAGCATTTCAGGTACTATCCGGTATCCAACTGATCATGTCATAGCACCAAGCACTTCACCTCAAGACTCTGAGTTGTTTTCTCATAGCTTCATGGGTAGTGAAGAAGACTTTGTAGTAATTGAGTTGGGGGGAGAAGATGGTGTCATTTTCCACCAAGGCAGCAACAAAGAAATGATTATAGAAAGTCATAGAACAGCCTAGAAGAAGTCAAtcaccaagaaaaatggagaagctcTGAAACTTAGAACCAAGAGTGTGATAGCAGAATCAAAAGCTTTGTTTTCGATTTCGACATGCCAGAGTGTCTAGAAATGCAGTTTTTCCTGATGAGTGTGCCTGtaattcctttcttttttcttcttttgttgatAAATTTTGTTAGTTGGTGTTTGGTATTAAGGTGAGATGGTGGAATTGTTAACTTGCAATTGATAGTTACATAGCATAAAGTAGACGAATGTAGAGTTACTTGGGTTGATGTTAGACACAATGAGAAGCTTTGGACAATTGGGATTATTGCTTAATCCTGAAACGCTGGCATGGGTTTTGAGAATCATTGCTTTGttaccttcttcttcttcttcatgaaTGAAAATGATTACGTTaacctcttcttttccttttatacatatatagagtttcagtgagagagagagagagtatagGGACCCAGATGCTAGAGAAAAGCAGGACAAAGATTTCCCTGGAAATGATCTCTCACTTCTTTTGTCTTGAAGCCATTACATGAATGTTGGTGAGTGCTGAAGGTATTCATTATTGTGTTGAGTTTAATTATGGCATTACGTTCTCACTGTTTCATTCAGAAGGAACAACATACTGTATACATGTTCTTGTAAGGATAATAAGGGTAGCAAAAAGGCTTGTAGGATCCTTTCTTAGCTGAGCAATTAAGGACCAAGAGCATTCTTAAACAGGCTAAATTCCAAAATGCTGGCTAAAATCATCAACTttcagcaaaagaaaaaggattaTTATTTCCGTATCACTGCCAAAGATGCCAAAcatttaattcaaaataaaattgatgaTCCATAAcaatgaaatttattttagtaCACAATACTTATCTATATGAAGACATTGACATCCCCaattcccaaaaacaaaagaactagGAATCCCTGAAAATTGTGCTGTTTACACAACTAGCTACGTAACatgaccaaaaaattaaaaccagcAACCAGACCCCCACCACTCGATGAAGCTACCCCATCCTTGCAATGTTCTTATGCAATGGATCAATTAATTTGAGCATCTTCTAAATTATGTCCAATCACTTCTAATTCACAGGAGATCGGCTTATGAACTCCTGGCAGATGGATGAGTTTGGGGTAAGGGCAAGGCCTTTGTAGTATGCTCATCATTTGCAAATGTGCCACGggcttttttcttcaattgttCGAGAACTCGGTGTGCTTCTTTGAGTTCGTCATGAGCACTTGGTCCATGGCTTTCCCAAGCATCAACTACTTGCTGCTGGAATTGGATTGCAAGGGCATAGCTGAAAAATCCAGGAGATAAATTATgagatatacatatatttatccTCAACAGTCAACATACGACAAAACATCTTTACTAAATGCATCAATCATCTCGCTTAATTTCTGCTTGATAAATAGAGACATGAAAGGATTATGCATGTGACTACAATTAAGTTGCAATACGTATTAAGTTTACTTTCTCAGAACAGGAACTACAAGAAATAGCACAGAGAACTAGTCACTCGGTGAATTATAAATCAAATTCTGCATTTCAATATCGAATGAATTAATAGATTCCAACAATAAGAGCATATGCTGGAAATGTAGCCAAAAACCAGAAAGAGCATTCATACCTTTTCATGGCATCATATGCTTTTGAAAGGTTCTGGCATGACTCAATTGAATCTGCATGATGGGGGCCAAGCGAAAAATCCATGATATCCTTCGCAACAGCAAACATCTGAGCAGCTGACTGAGGTCTGTCTAGTTCCAAATATGCTGCCCCCAAGTTATTGTATATATAGCCCACACCAAAATGCTTGGGACCAAAGCTCTCTTTCAACCTCTCAGCCGCACTCTCCAAGTAAGGCACAGCCTGTGAGACCTTTCCAGTCAACAGAAGCAACCACCCTATTCTAGCCGAAACACTCCCCTCGGAGTGCTGTTCTTGTGGGAGCTTCTCAAGCAAAGTCAATGTTCTCTTTAACAGTGAAATTGCAGTCTCAAACTCATTCATAGATTCGTATTGCATTGATATCTCTGAGTATGCCTCAGCAACATCTACCGGGGAGACTGTCTCTTTCTTGTCAAGAATTCCACAAGAAATCTCCAAACATCTCTTTGCATCGGCAATTTTTTCCTGATTACATAAGGCTTTTCCCATCGAGATAAATACCAGTGCCCTAGTCTCACTCTCCTTGTCTGTTTGCTGAACAACACGCTTCAAAGTATCAATAGCCTCATCAAACTTTCCCAATGCAATCTGCATATTAGCAGCATCAATCTCTGCACGAAGCAAATCAGAGCTAAGACCCCAATTCTTCAAAACCCTTTGTGACAACTCATTTTGCTCCAAGGCCTTCTCATGCTCCTCCAACCCAGTATAAATAACAGCAAGAAGCCTCCTGTCATGTGCAACCTCCACCGAATTCTGCCCCAACTGCTGTCTGTGAATGTCCAATGCCTTCATACAGAAGCCTAATGCCTCCTTAAAGTTCAAAAGAGCGACATATGCCTCCGCCAAATCCCGGTTTGCCTTGCCAAGTTCTGTACTATCTTTCTCCAACATCAACTCCTTAATTTCCAAACACTTCCTAAGATTCCCAAGAGCCTCCTCTCTCCTCCCCATTGCCGTCTTTACATTTGCCAGCTCGAGCTGTACAGCATGAAGCACAGGCCTAATATCCCGAACATCAAAACCCTCCTCCTCTAATCTACCCAATGCTCTATTAGCCATATTAAGGAACCCCAAACTACCACTAAACCTTTTTAAGCTATAATTGACAGAACCCAATAATTGTAAAGCCATGGCAACAGGCAAAGAAGGCTTATCATCTCTATCCAAAGCTTTCCAGGCTCTGGTAGCAAAAGACAGAGTCTTTTCAGGGTCCTCACCTTCTTGGTCAAGTTTGAGGCCAACTTTCAAAGAAGCCAAACcaagctctctctcatcaAAAGCTGACTCCATGTTCTTGAAAGCCTTAAGCATTTCTTCAGAAGTCTTTGCAGACTCGAAAGCCTCTTCAAGCTCAGATTTTTCCATGGACTTTCTCTCCCTTGAGGACACTTGAGGTGATCTTTCAACAAGGGTGTTCATATTTCGAGATGGATTTGCTTGGAATTGGCTGCTTTTGAAGAATAAGCCATGGGTTTCGGTGTAGGGCCTGAAACGGGTCGGTGAGACCAGCGGCGAAGAAGATGAGGAGGAGGCGCGGTCAGAAATGTAATTTCTGGAAAGAAGAGGAGCAGAGGATTTAAGTCTTTGACGAGTGAGATGAGAGAACAGTGAGATTGGAGATTTTCTCATGGCCGGAACTGTaaagttttgtaattttgtgtgtgtttgtttggGATTTTGCTAAAACCCTATGCAAAAACCCTCGCGCAGCTTCTGCTGTTGGTGAGTTGTATGGAAGCCTGTGAAGTGAAGACGAAGGACAAAAAGAACAAGGAAAACTAAAATGTTACCCAAACGGCGTCGTTGAGATCaaaatttctatattttctttactACATTAACTTTTTGGCAGAtattaaacaatttaaacaaattttaaaaatcacatatcAAATAAATTCGTGGAACGTAATTGCACAGTTTTGGAGGGCTTCTGGTTGCTCTCTGGCCTCAGTCACCCTCACACAAGTCAGGCATTGGCCGATCAAGAATCgattgaatatatatacagaaaagAATACACAGATTCCTTAAATGAGTGTATTATAGACAGAAATCACATTCCAGTAGCTAAAAACCACCCAAATAATTAAGCAAGAACCTCTTGAAAAAACTAGAGGGAACGAATGGATCACTAAAAGTTTGGGGGCTCTATGGCTATATCTTGGGAGTTTCGGGAGGTCTACTATATACATCATCAAAATGAAGATTGACGTTTCCTGCCTCTAAGTCTAAGTCATCCACGTAAGTCGTTCGGGATAACTTGTGATAGTTCTTCCAATCCAAgtgttcttgttcttgttcctCTAAGCTTCTATCAGAGAAATTTTCGTAATAATTATCTGAAGGCTGGCGGATGAAATCTGGAGGCTCAATAAAACTTGACTGGGGCTGTGTAATATGTTGGCCGAACTCTGGGGGCTCAAGGAAACTTGACTGGGGCTGTGTACCATGATGTTGGCCAGTTCTAGCCCACCAATGACTCCCTGTTGGATGCGCGGAATTACCACCGTCATGATGCTGAAGTACACTCCCTCGGTGGAATGGGGCTGATGTGGAAGCTCCCAGATTAGACTGTGTACGGTCCTCATAATGATGCCCCCAGAGTTCTTCAAATCTCACTTGATGATCTGTAAAGCTAGGTGGCATCCAATCAGCAGAATGTTGCTCAGTAACTTCAATTGGTTCTTCTGGAATGTCCCC
Proteins encoded in this window:
- the LOC18768083 gene encoding hyoscyamine 6-dioxygenase; the encoded protein is METLLDQKLVSSWFDVQSVPQTYVHPPEKRPGKLNVPLCNNIPVVDLGSHDRRDTIHRISKASEEFGFFQVINHGVPIKLVDDTMSVFKEFHALPQKDKAIEGSKDPSRSCKLYTSSENYANEEVHYWRDVLTHPGHPFEHYMQFWPEKPTRYREVVKAYLEEVRNLSYVILELLAEGLGIGTEFFCGGLTESPVLLSNHYPPCPDPSLALGLTKHCDPTLITILLQDADGLQVFKDGNWIGVEPVPSAFVVNIGYVLQMISNSKFKGAEHRVVTNSRVARTTIAYFIHPSNESLIAPAKALCNPPLYRSMKFKEFLRNFKSKAANAEAVLKVISLSSS
- the LOC18767147 gene encoding protein KINESIN LIGHT CHAIN-RELATED 1, yielding MRKSPISLFSHLTRQRLKSSAPLLSRNYISDRASSSSSSPLVSPTRFRPYTETHGLFFKSSQFQANPSRNMNTLVERSPQVSSRERKSMEKSELEEAFESAKTSEEMLKAFKNMESAFDERELGLASLKVGLKLDQEGEDPEKTLSFATRAWKALDRDDKPSLPVAMALQLLGSVNYSLKRFSGSLGFLNMANRALGRLEEEGFDVRDIRPVLHAVQLELANVKTAMGRREEALGNLRKCLEIKELMLEKDSTELGKANRDLAEAYVALLNFKEALGFCMKALDIHRQQLGQNSVEVAHDRRLLAVIYTGLEEHEKALEQNELSQRVLKNWGLSSDLLRAEIDAANMQIALGKFDEAIDTLKRVVQQTDKESETRALVFISMGKALCNQEKIADAKRCLEISCGILDKKETVSPVDVAEAYSEISMQYESMNEFETAISLLKRTLTLLEKLPQEQHSEGSVSARIGWLLLLTGKVSQAVPYLESAAERLKESFGPKHFGVGYIYNNLGAAYLELDRPQSAAQMFAVAKDIMDFSLGPHHADSIESCQNLSKAYDAMKSYALAIQFQQQVVDAWESHGPSAHDELKEAHRVLEQLKKKARGTFANDEHTTKALPLPQTHPSARSS